From Leptolyngbya sp. KIOST-1, one genomic window encodes:
- a CDS encoding PCP reductase family protein, translating into MEWTADAEARLKEIPFFVRPAARKKIEKFAQDQGLSQITVEVYEAAKKQFG; encoded by the coding sequence ATGGAATGGACTGCTGACGCTGAGGCTCGCCTCAAAGAAATTCCCTTCTTTGTGCGCCCCGCCGCCCGCAAGAAGATCGAGAAGTTTGCCCAGGATCAGGGCCTGAGCCAGATCACCGTCGAGGTGTACGAAGCGGCCAAAAAACAGTTTGGCTAA